In Euphorbia lathyris chromosome 9, ddEupLath1.1, whole genome shotgun sequence, the following are encoded in one genomic region:
- the LOC136206812 gene encoding protein ROOT PRIMORDIUM DEFECTIVE 1, which produces MMILLENLRPRLILHPRILSNPPSTSSSKFTFGPFNSFIQKRWKKPADTAQTRLENRTRDSKLDKLATDLKKLKIIRQIYELMSRRKRGPFVSVQLMSRWKNIVGLNVTMGEFVHKYPHIFEVFMHPQRRNLCCRVSSKMRALINEEDNIIREFELESVRRVKKLLMMSKSGRLHVHALRLIRKELGLPEDFRDSILNKYRDDFRLVDLETVELVEPDEKLAVAEIEEWREREYREKWLSEFETKYAFPINLPTGFKIERGYRVKLKDWQRLPYLKPYENNKTVKMRTHGGVERYEKRMVAIIHELLTLTVEKMVEVERLSHFRKDLGMDVNTRELLLKHPGIFYISTKGSCHTVFLREAYAKGCMIEPNPLSVVRRKLLDLIVLGCRNTKELSSQVEVKEVSDCITSGGKRKTDGDWVIPMLENMNVEDEEGKSVQKDGFDESSNIICNVT; this is translated from the coding sequence ATGATGATACTGTTAGAAAATCTTCGGCCCCGACTTATACTTCATCCGAGGATCCTTTCTAATCCACCTTCAACAAGCTCTTCCAAATTCACATTTGGTCCATTCAACTCATTTATCCAAAAAAGATGGAAAAAGCCTGCTGATACTGCTCAAACCCGGTTAGAGAACAGAACAAGAGACTCTAAACTTGACAAACTCGCAACTGATCTCAAGAAACTTAAAATCATTCGTCAAATTTATGAGCTCATGTCTAGAAGAAAGCGTGGTCCCTTTGTGTCTGTCCAATTGATGTCTCGGTGGAAGAACATCGTTGGACTGAATGTGACTATGGGCGAATTCGTGCACAAATATCCTCACATCTTCGAGGTATTCATGCACCCTCAAAGGAGGAATTTGTGTTGTAGAGTCAGCAGCAAAATGCGAGCTTTAATCAATGAGGAAGATAACATTATTCGAGAGTTCGAATTGGAATCAGTAAGAAGGGTTAAAAAACTGTTGATGATGTCAAAAAGCGGGAGACTTCATGTTCATGCTTTGAGGTTGATCAGGAAAGAATTAGGTTTGCCAGAGGATTTTCGGGACtctattttaaacaaatatagAGATGATTTTAGGTTGGTCGATTTAGAAACTGTTGAATTAGTCGAGCCCGACGAGAAGTTAGCGGTCGCCGAAATCGAGGAATGGAGAGAGAGGGAGTATAGGGAGAAATGGTTAAGTGAATTTGAGACAAAATATGCATTTCCCATCAATCTTCCCACTGGGTTTAAGATTGAGAGAGGATATAGAGTGAAACTGAAAGATTGGCAAAGGCTTCCTTATTTAAAGCCTTACGAGAACAACAAAACTGTCAAAATGCGCACTCATGGAGGAGTGGAGCGGTACGAGAAACGAATGGTTGCAATAATCCATGAGTTGTTAACCTTGACAGTGGAGAAGATGGTTGAGGTTGAAAGGTTGAGTCATTTTAGAAAGGATTTAGGTATGGATGTAAACACCCGGGAATTGCTTTTAAAACATCCTGGGATTTTCTACATATCAACTAAGGGAAGTTGTCATACTGTTTTTCTAAGAGAAGCATATGCGAAAGGGTGTATGATCGAACCAAATCCGTTGTCTGTTGTCCGGAGGAAGCTGCTGGACCTTATCGTACTGGGTTGTCGAAACACGAAAGAGTTATCGAGCCAAGTGGAAGTTAAGGAGGTAAGCGATTGTATAACAAGTGGTGGTAAAAGGAAAACAGATGGAGACTGGGTTATCCCAATGCTGGAAAATATGAATGTTGAAGATGAGGAAGGCAAGAGTGTTCAGAAAGATGGTTTTGATGAGAGTAGCAACATCATCTGCAATGTAACATAA